The Polypterus senegalus isolate Bchr_013 chromosome 9, ASM1683550v1, whole genome shotgun sequence genome includes a window with the following:
- the hyou1 gene encoding hypoxia up-regulated protein 1, whose translation MDGQITWCFFLWLLGALIPFQADSVAVMSVDLGSEWMKIAIVKPGVPMEIALNKESRRKTPVAVCLKENERLFGDGAMGVSVKNPKVVFRYFQDLLGKELGNPLVELYQKRFPEHQLVKDESRGTSLFKISDELQYSPEEILGMILNYSRNLAQDFAEQPIKDAVITVPAFFNQAERRAVLQAAQMANLKVLQLINDNAAVALNYGVFRRKDINSTAQNVMFYDMGSGSTVATIVTYQTVKTKESGTQPQLQIRGVGFDRTLGGFEMELRLRDHLAELFNKQQKTSKDVRENPRAMAKLLKEAGRVKTVLSANVDHMAQVEGLLEDLDFKARVTRLEFEALCSDLFERVPGPIQQALDVAEMTMDEIEQVILVGGATRVPKVQEVLQKAIGREELGKNINADEAASMGAVYQAAALSKAFKVKPFLVRDAAIYPIQVEFSRAVEEEEEGVKSIKHNKRILFQRMSPYPQRKVITFNRYTDDFEFYVNYGDVSFLSEHDARVFGSLNLTTVKLTGVGSSFKKHTDAESKGIKAHFNMDESGVLYLDRVESVFEAVVEEKEEESTLTKLGNTISSLFGGGRSEPKENETETAQEEEESPPEAKKEDDDDGAKKASDDSQDVQEDEAKSEGEKAEAKEGEDGEQQEDKDQANGESKPKEESKEETAEKEGSKTDDKETGIKNKLPKKSKISEEIGVELMVNDLLDPTVEQIELSKKKLQDLTDRDLEKHEHEKMLNSLEAFIFETQDKLYQEEYQNVITEDEKDQISGKLREASSWLDEEGYSAATKDLKEKLSELRKLCKSMFFKVEERRKWPDRLAALDSMLNHSTFFLKSARMIPEDEQIFTEVELNTLEKVLNETTAWKNETVADQEKLSPTEKPVLLSKDIEAKLGLLDREVKYLLNKAKFAKPKPKPKEKSSNTTADQEKVIPSKEEQVGEGTESPEEAKPAEEPPTEGGSADKKNEENDSSPEATTSKEPDGKSNTEAPESPKIDSHLEDEL comes from the exons ATGGATGGGCAGATTACGTGGTGTTTTTTCCTCTGGCTCCTAGGAGCTCTAATTCCTTTTCAAGCAG ATTCAGTGGCTGTGATGTCTGTAGACCTGGGAAGTGAGTGGATGAAAATTGCAATTGTCAAACCAGGAGTGCCAATGGAGATTGCCCTAAACAA agagtcaaggaggAAAACTCCAGTAGCCGTGTGTCTGAAAGAGAATGAGCGACTGTTTGGAGATGGGGCAATGGGCGTG TCGGTGAAAAACCCCAAAGTTGTGTTCCGGTATTTCCAGGATCTCCTTGGGAAAGAGCTGGGTAACCCTCTAGTTGAGCTGTATCAGAAACGTTTTCCTGAGCACCAGCTAGTAAAGGATGAGAGCAGAGGCACATCACTGTTCAAGATTTCAGA TGAGCTCCAGTATTCCCCTGAAGAGATCTTAGGAATGATTTTGAATTACTCAAGAAATCTTGCTCAAGACTTTGCAG AGCAGCCTATTAAAGATGCAGTGATTACTGTCCCGGCCTTCTTCAATCAGGCAGAGAGGAGGGCAGTCCTACAGGCCGCTCAAATGGCCAATCTGAAAGTCCTCCAGCTCATCAATGACAATGCTGCCGTGGCACTAAATTATGGTGTCTTCAGGAGAAAAGACATCAATAGCACCGCACAG AATGTCATGTTTTATGACATGGGCTCTGGGAGCACTGTGGCCACAATTGTGACCTACCAGACTGTGAAGACAAAGGAATCTGGAACCCAGCCGCAGCTGCAGATACGAGGGGTTGG TTTTGACCGCACTTTAGGTGGCTTTGAGATGGAACTGCGCCTACGTGACCACCTGGCAGAGCTTTTTAACAAGCAGCAGAAGACAAGCAAAGACGTACGCGAAAACCCTCGTGCAATGGCAAAGCTGCTAAAAGAGGCTGGACGTGTCAAAACCGTTCTGAGTGCCAATGTGGACCACATGGCTCAG GTGGAGGGTCTCTTAGAAGACTTGGACTTTAAAGCCAGGGTGACAAGATTAGAGTTCGAGGCCCTGTGTAGCGATTTGTTTGAGAGGGTTCCTGGTCCTATACAGCAGGCACTTGATGTGGCCGAGATGACCATG GATGAAATCGAACAGGTTATCCTTGTAGGAGGAGCTACCCGTGTCCCCAAAGTCCAGGAGGTCCTCCAGAAGGCCATTGGCAG GGAAGAGCTTGGTAAGAACATCAATGCAGATGAGGCAGCAAGTATGGGGGCAGTCTACCAGGCAGCGGCACTGAGCAAAGCTTTCAAAGTGAAGCCCTTCCTGGTCCGAGATGCTGCCATCTACCCTATTCAG GTGGAGTTTTCTCGGGCagtggaggaagaggaagaaggagTGAAAAGCATTAAACATAATAAGCGCATCCTATTCCAAAGAATGTCTCCCTACCCCCAGCGCAAAGTTATTACCTTTAATCGTTACACAGATGATTTTGAATTTTATGTTAACTATGGTGATGTCAGTTTTCTCAGTGAGCACGATGCCAG GGTGTTTGGATCCCTGAACCTTACCACAGTAAAGCTGACGGGGGTGGGCAGCAGTTTCAAGAAGCACACTGATGCTGAATCCAAGGGAATTAAAGCTCATTTCAACATGGATGAGAGTGGTGTCCTCTACTTGGACAGA GTTGAGTCTGTGTTTGAGGCTGTagtggaagagaaagaagaggagtCTACATTAACAA agCTTGGGAATACTATTTCCAGTCTGTTTGGAGGTGGGAGATCAGAACCCaaggaaaatgaaactgaaacagcCCAG gaggaagaagaaagtcCACCAGAAGCAAAAaaggaagatgatgatgatggagcCAAGAAAGCCAGTGATGATTCCCAGGATGTTCAGGAGGATGAGGCCAAGAGCGAAGGGGAGAAAGCAGAGGCCAAG GAAGGTGAAGATGGTGAGCAACAGGAAGACAAGGATCAGGCCAATGGAGAGTCGAAACCAAAAGAGGAATCAAAAGAAGAAACGGCAGAGAAAGAGGGAAGCAAGACGGATGACAAGGAAACAGGCATCAAGAACAAGCtgccaaaaaaatctaaaatctctGAAGAGATTGGAGTGGAGCTGATGGTCAATGACTTGCTAGACCCAACTGTGGAACAAATTGAACTTTCTAAAAAAAA gctgcaggacctgactgACCGAGACTTGGAGAAGCATGAGCATGAGAAAATGCTGAACAGTCTGGAAGCCTTCATCTTTGAGACCCAG GATAAACTATATCAAGAAGAGTACCAGAACGTAATCACAGAAGACGAAAAAGATCAAATTTCTGGAAAGCTGAGAGAGGCATCCAGTTGGTTGGATGAGGAAGGATATTCAGCCGCTACTAAG GATCTAAAGGAGAAGCTGTCCGAGCTGAGGAAACTCTGCAAGTCTATGTTTTTCAAGGTGGAAGAGCGACGGAAGTGGCCTGATCGCCTTGCAGCACTGGACAGCATGCTCAACCACTCCACATTCTTTCTCAA GAGTGCCAGGATGATTCCAGAGGATGAACAGATTTTCACTGAAGTAGAGCTCAACACTCTGGAGAAAGTGCTCAATGAAACAACA GCATGGAAAAATGAGACTGTTGCTGACCAGGAGAAGTTGTCGCCAACCGAGAAACCAGTCCTGTTGTCCAAAGATATCGAAGCCAAGCTGGGGCTCCTAGACAGAGAGGTCAAGTACTTGCTGAATAAAGCCAAGTTTGCCAAGCCTAAACCAAAACCCAAAGAGAAGAGCAGCAACACCACTGCTGACCAAGAGAAGGTTATTCCGTCCAAAGAGGAGCAGGTGGGAGAAG GCACAGAATCTCCAGAAGAAGCAAAGCCAGCAGAAGAACCTCCCACGGAAGGAGGGTCTGCTGATAAGAAGAATGAGGAAAATGACAGCTCCCCAGAGGCCACAACATCCAAGGAGCCAGATGGCAAATCTA